A stretch of the Gavia stellata isolate bGavSte3 chromosome 11, bGavSte3.hap2, whole genome shotgun sequence genome encodes the following:
- the SPTSSB gene encoding serine palmitoyltransferase small subunit B: MDIKHVKDYIYWLYYQYLLITCSYVLEPWEQSMFHTITVSVFAMVVYTAYVFVPIHVRLAFEFFSQIFGGQPESTVSIVN, from the coding sequence ATGGATATTAAGCATGTGAAGGACTATATCTATTGGCTGTACTACCAGTACCTACTGATCACCTGCAGCTACGTGCTGGAGCCCTGGGAGCAGTCTATGTTCCACACCATCACCGTGAGTGTTTTCGCTATGGTGGTGTACACGGCTTACGTCTTCGTCCCCATCCACGTCCGCCTGGCTTTTGAGTTCTTCTCCCAGATATTCGGAGGCCAGCCCGAAAGCACGGTTTCCATCGTGAACTGA